One Mycolicibacterium parafortuitum DNA segment encodes these proteins:
- a CDS encoding acyl-CoA dehydrogenase family protein has translation MTFSLELSPDLVDVQKWVHEFAADVVRPAAAEWDEREETPWPVIQEAAKVGLYSMELFAEQAAEPSGLGMIVVFEEMFWGDAGIALAILGTGLAAASLAANGTPEQVGEWVPQMFGTIDEPKVAAFCSSEPGAGSDVGAILTRARYDEATDEWVLNGTKTWATNGGIANVHVVVASVHPELGARGQASFIIPPGTKGLSQGQKFRKHGIRASHTAEVVLEDVRIPGRMIIGGKEKFDARIARVREGKKAAGQAAMATFERTRPTVGAMAVGVARAAYEYARDYSLEREQFGRKIGEFQAVAFKLADMKARIDAARLLVYRAGWMARNGKPFENAEGSMAKLVASETAVHVTDEAIQILGGNGYTRDYPVERMHRDAKIFTIFEGTSEIQRLVMARAITGLPIR, from the coding sequence ATGACCTTCTCTCTCGAGCTGTCCCCGGACCTGGTCGACGTCCAGAAGTGGGTTCACGAGTTCGCCGCCGACGTCGTCCGCCCCGCCGCCGCCGAATGGGACGAACGGGAGGAGACGCCGTGGCCGGTCATCCAGGAGGCCGCCAAGGTCGGCCTCTACTCGATGGAGTTGTTCGCCGAGCAGGCCGCCGAACCGTCCGGCCTGGGCATGATCGTGGTCTTCGAGGAGATGTTCTGGGGTGATGCCGGCATCGCGCTGGCGATCCTCGGAACCGGCCTCGCGGCGGCCTCGCTGGCCGCCAACGGCACCCCGGAGCAGGTCGGCGAATGGGTGCCGCAGATGTTCGGCACCATCGACGAACCCAAGGTCGCGGCGTTCTGTTCGTCCGAGCCCGGCGCGGGTTCCGACGTCGGCGCCATCCTGACCCGCGCCCGCTACGACGAGGCGACCGACGAGTGGGTGCTCAACGGCACCAAGACGTGGGCGACCAACGGCGGCATCGCCAACGTCCACGTCGTCGTCGCGTCGGTGCACCCGGAACTCGGCGCGCGCGGTCAGGCGTCGTTCATCATCCCGCCCGGCACCAAGGGCCTGAGCCAGGGCCAGAAGTTCCGCAAGCACGGAATCCGCGCGTCGCACACCGCCGAGGTGGTGCTCGAGGACGTCCGCATCCCGGGCCGGATGATCATCGGCGGCAAGGAGAAGTTCGACGCCCGCATCGCCAGGGTGCGCGAGGGCAAGAAAGCCGCGGGCCAGGCCGCGATGGCCACGTTCGAGCGGACCCGCCCCACCGTCGGCGCGATGGCCGTCGGCGTGGCCCGGGCCGCCTACGAATACGCCCGTGACTACTCGCTGGAACGCGAGCAGTTCGGCCGCAAGATCGGCGAGTTCCAGGCCGTCGCGTTCAAGCTCGCCGACATGAAGGCACGCATCGACGCCGCCCGCCTGCTCGTGTACCGCGCCGGCTGGATGGCCCGCAACGGTAAACCCTTCGAGAACGCCGAGGGGTCGATGGCCAAGCTCGTCGCCAGCGAGACCGCCGTGCACGTGACCGACGAAGCCATCCAGATCCTCGGCGGAAACGGCTACACCCGCGACTACCCCGTCGAGCGGATGCACCGCGACGCGAAGATCTTCACGATCTTCGAGGGCACCAGCGAGATCCAGCGGCTGGTGATGGCCCGCGCGATCACCGGGCTGCCGATCCGCTGA
- a CDS encoding amino acid permease has product MVESSENGSAPTELKREFSLWSAFAFAFAFISPIVAMYGIYGLSLATAGPGFWWTFVIVGTGQFIVALAFAELVSRWPFEGSIYQWTKRLAGEVTGWFAGWVYMWALVIIMATVAYGGAGFLAELIGITSPTAVQQSIIALLILLAGTAANIAGRVFLKTLMLGSIIAEIVASVGLGTYLLIFHRHHGLDIIVQGIDLSSGWSWAYLSGPFLAALAFTSWSILGFESAGAIAEEVKEPQRNVPKAMLFSVSFIAVVIAYASLAVTLAVPDFDKITSGEVSDPVTYVLGTALGESWVKPILLAFVIGFLASFLALQASASRVIWAFARDRVLPGSRVLAKLSRAEAQPVTAILVTTVIGAVVYLISATDVYSVLVTFTAGGYYLAFLFPLVTGLVARLRGTWVPGPWHLGKLSLPVALMAVLWAGFAFVNIVWPRTVSDAWFINWAFFVAMGAILALGIVIVKVRKVGQQPPGALDDEPRSASEAELV; this is encoded by the coding sequence ATGGTGGAAAGTAGTGAAAATGGTTCGGCACCAACAGAACTGAAGCGTGAGTTCTCGTTGTGGTCGGCCTTCGCGTTCGCTTTCGCGTTCATCTCGCCGATCGTGGCGATGTACGGCATCTACGGGTTGTCGCTGGCGACAGCGGGTCCCGGCTTCTGGTGGACCTTCGTCATCGTCGGGACGGGACAGTTCATCGTCGCGCTGGCGTTCGCGGAGCTGGTGTCACGGTGGCCGTTCGAAGGGTCGATCTACCAATGGACCAAACGGCTTGCCGGAGAGGTGACCGGCTGGTTCGCCGGCTGGGTGTACATGTGGGCCCTGGTCATCATCATGGCCACGGTCGCCTACGGCGGCGCAGGCTTTCTGGCGGAGCTGATCGGAATCACCAGCCCAACCGCGGTGCAGCAGAGCATCATCGCGCTGTTGATCCTGCTGGCGGGCACCGCCGCGAACATCGCCGGCCGCGTCTTCCTGAAAACCCTGATGCTGGGCAGCATCATCGCCGAGATCGTGGCCTCGGTCGGGCTCGGCACCTACCTGCTGATCTTCCACCGCCACCACGGCCTCGACATCATCGTGCAGGGAATCGACCTCAGCAGCGGATGGTCGTGGGCCTATCTTTCCGGACCGTTCCTGGCGGCCCTGGCATTCACGAGCTGGTCGATCCTCGGCTTCGAAAGTGCGGGTGCGATCGCCGAAGAGGTCAAGGAGCCGCAGCGCAATGTCCCCAAGGCGATGCTGTTCTCGGTGTCGTTCATCGCCGTCGTCATCGCCTACGCGTCGCTTGCGGTCACGCTGGCTGTGCCGGACTTCGACAAGATCACCTCCGGTGAGGTTTCCGATCCGGTCACCTACGTCCTCGGGACGGCGCTGGGCGAATCCTGGGTCAAGCCGATTCTGCTCGCGTTCGTGATCGGCTTCCTGGCGAGCTTCCTGGCCCTGCAGGCCTCCGCGTCGCGGGTCATCTGGGCCTTCGCACGGGACAGGGTGCTGCCGGGCTCGCGGGTGTTGGCGAAGCTGTCCAGAGCGGAAGCTCAGCCGGTCACCGCGATCCTGGTCACCACGGTGATCGGCGCTGTCGTGTATCTGATCTCGGCCACCGATGTCTACTCGGTGCTGGTCACCTTCACCGCCGGGGGCTATTACCTCGCCTTCCTGTTCCCGTTGGTGACCGGATTGGTTGCGCGCCTGCGTGGTACGTGGGTGCCGGGGCCGTGGCATCTGGGCAAGCTCAGCCTGCCGGTGGCGCTGATGGCGGTCCTGTGGGCGGGATTCGCGTTCGTCAACATCGTCTGGCCCCGCACGGTGTCCGACGCGTGGTTCATCAACTGGGCGTTCTTTGTGGCGATGGGCGCGATCCTCGCACTGGGCATCGTCATCGTGAAGGTCCGCAAGGTCGGCCAGCAACCGCCGGGCGCACTGGATGACGAACCGCGGTCGGCGTCGGAAGCCGAACTCGTATGA
- a CDS encoding SDR family NAD(P)-dependent oxidoreductase produces the protein MVEQQRVLITGVDTDLGAAVRDHFRAGGASTVGVRTAGPVTTSGPDLTLAANPADADDVRAAVAAAAEAMGGLDTLVTAHGLPHAAALTAQSMDDFWAHVEATLTGTFLFAQAAAEHMRGAGGGARMVLTTSRWHVGGPELAAVATAAGGIVALTKSLTRDFGRFGIGVNAVAVGAVESEWAVCDVAGGSALPPIGRRGSVTEVARTIGLLCQRRLGAAVGQVVNVDGGLSRNRV, from the coding sequence ATGGTCGAACAACAGCGGGTCCTGATCACCGGCGTGGACACCGACCTCGGCGCGGCCGTGCGGGATCACTTTCGCGCGGGCGGCGCGAGCACTGTCGGCGTCCGCACCGCCGGGCCGGTGACCACGTCCGGCCCGGACCTGACCCTCGCGGCGAACCCTGCCGACGCCGACGACGTACGCGCCGCCGTGGCGGCGGCCGCCGAGGCGATGGGTGGCCTCGACACGCTGGTCACCGCGCACGGGTTACCCCACGCCGCCGCCCTCACCGCGCAGTCGATGGACGACTTCTGGGCGCACGTCGAGGCCACTCTCACCGGTACCTTCCTGTTCGCCCAGGCCGCCGCCGAGCACATGCGCGGCGCGGGTGGCGGCGCCCGGATGGTGCTGACGACCTCCCGCTGGCACGTCGGCGGGCCGGAACTGGCCGCGGTCGCCACGGCGGCGGGCGGCATCGTCGCCCTGACCAAGTCTCTGACCCGTGACTTCGGTCGGTTCGGGATCGGCGTCAACGCCGTCGCGGTCGGCGCCGTGGAGTCCGAATGGGCGGTGTGCGACGTAGCCGGCGGCTCCGCGCTGCCTCCCATCGGGCGTCGGGGCAGCGTCACCGAGGTGGCCCGCACCATCGGCCTGCTCTGCCAGCGCCGGCTGGGTGCGGCGGTCGGCCAGGTGGTCAACGTCGACGGTGGACTCTCTCGTAATCGTGTCTAG
- a CDS encoding PDR/VanB family oxidoreductase produces MRLRVTQLRLEADAVISVELRSPTGGRLPGWSAGAHVPVTLPSGTVRQYSLCGSADDPHSYTIAVLKVEDGRGGSREVHDRLRLGDVLDVGEPRNDFALVDAPRYLLLAGGIGITPILAMVEALRSRPQPPEVTLLYGGRSRAAMAFTDRLAGFGGVHLHPQDEVGLPDLERAFADSPAGTAVYCCGPPAMLSAVREIAARYPDLPLHVEQFTAATPAATAAAEGGAFEVELARTGVTVTVPADQSVLDAVLAVAPDTPFSCTSGFCGTCETKVLSGQVDHRDDLLSDDERRANASMMICVSRARPGAKLTLDL; encoded by the coding sequence GTGAGGCTGCGCGTCACCCAACTACGCCTGGAGGCCGATGCCGTCATCTCCGTCGAGCTGCGCAGCCCGACCGGGGGACGGCTCCCCGGCTGGAGCGCCGGGGCCCACGTGCCCGTCACGCTCCCGTCGGGGACCGTGCGCCAGTACTCGCTGTGCGGGTCGGCCGACGACCCGCACAGCTACACCATCGCCGTGCTGAAGGTCGAGGACGGTCGGGGCGGCTCCCGGGAAGTGCACGACCGGCTGCGCCTCGGCGACGTGCTGGATGTGGGTGAGCCGCGAAACGATTTCGCCCTGGTGGATGCGCCGAGGTATCTGCTGCTGGCCGGGGGCATCGGGATCACCCCGATCCTGGCGATGGTGGAGGCGCTGCGGTCGCGACCGCAGCCGCCAGAGGTGACGCTGCTCTACGGCGGGCGCAGTCGCGCCGCGATGGCGTTCACCGACCGGCTGGCCGGCTTCGGCGGCGTCCACCTCCATCCCCAGGACGAGGTCGGGCTGCCCGACCTCGAGCGGGCCTTCGCCGACAGCCCGGCAGGCACCGCGGTGTACTGCTGCGGGCCGCCGGCCATGCTGTCAGCGGTCCGGGAGATCGCGGCTCGCTATCCCGACCTGCCGCTCCACGTCGAACAGTTCACCGCGGCCACCCCCGCCGCGACGGCCGCCGCCGAGGGCGGGGCGTTCGAGGTCGAACTGGCGCGCACCGGCGTCACCGTCACGGTGCCGGCGGACCAGAGCGTGCTCGACGCGGTACTCGCGGTGGCACCCGACACACCCTTCTCCTGTACCAGCGGATTCTGCGGAACGTGTGAGACGAAGGTGCTCTCCGGGCAGGTCGACCATCGCGACGATCTCCTCAGCGACGACGAGCGTCGCGCGAACGCGTCGATGATGATCTGTGTCTCACGTGCCCGACCCGGAGCCAAGCTCACACTCGATCTGTGA
- the speB gene encoding agmatinase gives MNNDTDRPGIVGAVDPQVQPRYAGWTTFARLPRLEDVARADVVVVGVPFDSAVTYRPGARFGPNAIRQASRLIRGYNPELDIKPFEVCQFADAGDIACNPFDIGAAVDQTAEELTALLAGGTRAVILGGDHSVALPSLRAVHAVHGPVALVHFDAHLDTWDSYYGADITHGSPFRRAFEEGLLMDKSLHVGVRGSIYDKQDLVDDANFGFSCITCRDIGTLGSDGIIDRIRERVGDAPVYVSVDIDVLDPAHAPGTGTPEAGGMTSRELLEVVRGFDGVNLVGVDVVEVSPAYDHAEITAVAAANVTWEFLSVFGRKARK, from the coding sequence ATGAACAACGACACCGACCGCCCCGGGATCGTGGGCGCGGTCGATCCGCAGGTGCAGCCGCGATACGCCGGGTGGACCACCTTCGCGCGGCTGCCCAGACTCGAGGATGTGGCGCGCGCCGACGTCGTCGTCGTCGGTGTGCCGTTCGACAGTGCGGTGACCTATCGTCCCGGAGCACGCTTCGGCCCCAACGCGATTCGGCAGGCCTCCCGGCTGATCCGCGGGTACAACCCGGAACTGGACATCAAACCCTTCGAGGTGTGCCAGTTCGCCGACGCCGGTGACATCGCGTGCAACCCGTTCGACATCGGCGCGGCGGTCGACCAGACCGCCGAGGAACTGACCGCCCTGCTTGCCGGCGGCACCCGGGCGGTGATCCTCGGCGGTGACCACTCCGTGGCCCTGCCGTCCCTGCGGGCCGTCCACGCCGTGCACGGACCGGTCGCGCTGGTGCACTTCGACGCACACCTCGACACCTGGGACAGCTACTACGGCGCCGACATCACGCACGGCTCGCCGTTCCGTCGCGCGTTCGAGGAGGGGCTGTTGATGGACAAGAGCCTGCACGTCGGGGTCCGGGGATCCATCTACGACAAGCAGGATCTCGTCGACGACGCGAACTTCGGATTCTCCTGCATCACCTGTCGCGACATCGGCACGCTCGGCAGCGACGGAATCATCGACCGCATTCGTGAAAGGGTCGGTGACGCACCGGTATACGTGTCGGTCGACATCGACGTGCTCGATCCTGCCCATGCACCGGGCACCGGAACGCCCGAGGCCGGCGGGATGACCAGCCGCGAGCTCCTCGAGGTCGTCCGAGGCTTCGACGGGGTGAACCTGGTCGGCGTCGACGTCGTCGAAGTGTCGCCTGCCTACGACCACGCCGAGATCACCGCCGTCGCGGCTGCCAACGTCACCTGGGAATTCCTGTCCGTGTTCGGAAGAAAGGCACGCAAATGA
- a CDS encoding polysaccharide deacetylase family protein — MTALTPAQPVSWPQGKRCAVAFTFDVDAESPLLSTDAAYADRMGTMSHQAYGPLVGVPRLLGILDEFSVPGTFFVPGYTAHRHPEPIRSIARAGHEIAHHGYLHESLVGVDEDTERAILERGLTALDEVAGVRPTGYRAPMWEMNWHTPKVLTDFGFTYDSTLMDSDHPYQLAVPGAGSLVELPVSWALDDWQQYCFVPDFSGTGLIETPAKAIELWRSELDAMRDIGGAWILTNHPFLSGRPGRAAALREFISDVCSMDDVWVAGMAEIADHVQAQQLTPRTLTRPEFEPVTARATGEQR, encoded by the coding sequence ATGACCGCCCTGACGCCCGCCCAACCGGTGTCCTGGCCGCAGGGGAAGCGCTGCGCCGTCGCGTTCACCTTCGACGTCGACGCCGAATCCCCGTTGCTCAGCACCGATGCCGCCTACGCCGACCGGATGGGGACGATGTCCCACCAGGCCTACGGGCCGTTGGTGGGAGTGCCCCGCCTACTCGGCATCCTGGACGAGTTCTCGGTTCCCGGAACCTTTTTCGTCCCGGGATACACCGCACACCGGCATCCTGAGCCGATCCGGTCGATCGCGCGGGCCGGCCACGAGATCGCCCATCACGGCTACCTGCACGAGTCGCTGGTCGGCGTCGACGAGGACACCGAGCGCGCCATCCTGGAGCGCGGGCTCACCGCGCTCGACGAGGTCGCCGGGGTGCGGCCGACGGGCTACCGCGCCCCGATGTGGGAGATGAACTGGCACACCCCGAAGGTGTTGACGGACTTCGGGTTCACCTACGACTCGACCCTGATGGACTCCGATCACCCCTACCAGCTGGCGGTGCCGGGGGCGGGGTCGCTGGTGGAGCTCCCGGTCAGCTGGGCGCTCGACGACTGGCAGCAGTACTGCTTCGTGCCGGACTTCTCCGGCACCGGACTGATCGAGACGCCCGCCAAGGCGATCGAACTGTGGCGCAGCGAGCTCGACGCGATGCGCGATATCGGCGGCGCCTGGATCCTGACCAATCACCCGTTCCTCAGCGGCCGGCCCGGCCGGGCGGCGGCGCTGCGGGAGTTCATCTCCGACGTGTGCAGCATGGACGACGTCTGGGTGGCGGGCATGGCCGAGATCGCCGATCACGTGCAGGCCCAGCAGCTGACGCCGCGCACGTTGACCCGCCCCGAGTTCGAACCCGTCACAGCCCGAGCGACAGGAGAGCAACGATGA
- a CDS encoding aromatic ring-hydroxylating oxygenase subunit alpha, with protein sequence MNHDALTPEKLREAYQHVWFVVARSEDIDTPQSATLLDQNLVVFRDSTGTARVTDRRCIHRGGNLADGKVVGDNIACPYHGWEFDGSTGVCDRIPSLPEGGRIPPKAAIKSYPVIERFEHVWTCLGDPVFDIPNPPEIDGLQLSWRAAEPIHANCGFMAATENFRDMAHFPFVHEPSMGDVNPVVTDLDVKREGREVWASYFYPGVPDSDFSDVGDAWMHYHSYAPGIATILYDFGPEVGKRYLVDFPSPVSYDKCVIFWGVATDKDFRGGSVDEILEIETKVFNEDTPVLEGLEPKEVPLAGQAVEVSAPADIYTLNYRRATQFAVQSIQQARDPELAATNGHAPQ encoded by the coding sequence ATGAACCACGACGCACTGACCCCCGAGAAACTCCGCGAGGCCTACCAGCACGTGTGGTTCGTGGTGGCACGGTCCGAAGACATCGACACCCCGCAGTCGGCCACGCTGCTGGACCAGAACCTGGTGGTGTTCCGGGACTCGACCGGTACCGCGCGGGTCACCGACCGCCGGTGCATCCACCGCGGTGGCAATCTCGCCGACGGCAAGGTGGTCGGCGACAACATCGCGTGTCCCTATCACGGCTGGGAGTTCGACGGCAGCACCGGTGTGTGCGACCGCATCCCGTCCCTGCCCGAGGGCGGACGCATCCCGCCCAAGGCCGCGATCAAGTCGTACCCGGTGATCGAGCGTTTCGAGCACGTGTGGACCTGCCTGGGGGACCCGGTCTTCGACATCCCCAACCCGCCGGAGATCGACGGCCTCCAGTTGTCTTGGCGTGCAGCAGAACCGATTCACGCCAACTGTGGGTTCATGGCCGCCACGGAGAACTTCCGCGACATGGCGCACTTCCCGTTCGTTCACGAGCCGTCGATGGGCGACGTGAACCCGGTCGTGACCGACCTGGACGTCAAGCGGGAGGGGCGCGAGGTGTGGGCGTCCTACTTCTACCCGGGGGTGCCCGACTCGGACTTCTCCGACGTCGGCGACGCCTGGATGCACTACCACTCCTACGCTCCCGGCATCGCGACCATCCTCTACGACTTCGGCCCCGAGGTCGGCAAGCGCTACCTCGTCGATTTCCCGTCGCCGGTCAGCTATGACAAATGCGTCATCTTCTGGGGGGTGGCCACCGACAAGGATTTCCGCGGTGGCAGCGTCGACGAGATCCTGGAGATCGAGACCAAGGTCTTCAACGAGGACACGCCGGTCCTGGAGGGGCTCGAGCCCAAGGAGGTGCCGCTGGCGGGCCAGGCGGTAGAGGTGTCGGCGCCCGCGGACATCTACACCCTGAACTACCGCCGGGCGACGCAGTTCGCCGTGCAGTCCATCCAGCAGGCCCGCGATCCGGAGCTGGCCGCCACCAACGGCCACGCACCGCAGTGA
- a CDS encoding polyprenyl synthetase family protein, whose protein sequence is MTDDAVKFFLASLEERLESAVTSTVGAPLKAVDAGLEPIADLCLSAVKSGGKRLRPRFAFWAWRAVAPAGASRAPLVHLAAAVELLHAAILVHDDVIDDSDVRRGQPSVRAALAARHRARGGSGDARQFGDHLALLVGDLLWSAVHDTVDLAVEPLAPEARRRVRSAFAAMRVEVLAGQFLELQAQADRDYAAATAGKIQRYKTSSYTVLRPVHLGLELAGTPHGAAPDALQRYAVAVGRAFQLRDDLSDLFSTTADSGKRVGDDIRGGKPTELLGAALELADAVDRRALTAVVGDESADETVIAEVQRMMLRTGATARIHDHIDELVGSARAAIEDLRPHTEAAVCTGLSDMLAECTDLSFLPAVR, encoded by the coding sequence GTGACCGACGACGCCGTGAAGTTCTTCCTCGCATCCCTGGAGGAGCGGCTGGAGTCCGCCGTGACCTCGACCGTCGGGGCACCGCTGAAAGCCGTCGACGCCGGCCTGGAACCGATCGCGGACCTGTGCCTGTCGGCGGTCAAGTCCGGCGGTAAACGTCTGCGGCCCCGATTCGCGTTCTGGGCCTGGCGCGCGGTCGCACCCGCCGGCGCATCCCGCGCACCACTGGTGCACCTCGCCGCGGCGGTCGAGCTACTGCACGCCGCGATCCTGGTGCACGACGACGTCATCGACGACTCCGACGTCCGCCGCGGCCAACCGTCGGTGCGGGCCGCGCTGGCCGCCCGACACCGTGCCCGCGGCGGGTCCGGCGACGCACGACAATTCGGCGATCACCTGGCGTTGCTGGTCGGGGACCTGTTGTGGTCAGCCGTGCACGACACCGTCGACCTCGCCGTCGAACCCCTGGCACCCGAGGCACGCAGGCGCGTGCGCAGTGCCTTCGCCGCGATGCGCGTCGAGGTTCTCGCCGGCCAGTTCCTGGAACTCCAGGCCCAGGCGGACCGGGACTACGCCGCCGCCACCGCCGGCAAGATCCAGCGGTACAAGACCAGCAGCTACACCGTGCTACGGCCGGTGCACCTCGGTCTCGAGCTGGCCGGGACACCGCACGGCGCGGCCCCGGACGCCCTGCAGCGGTACGCCGTCGCGGTCGGCCGCGCCTTCCAACTGCGCGACGACCTGTCCGATCTGTTCAGCACGACAGCGGACAGCGGCAAGCGAGTCGGCGACGACATCCGCGGCGGAAAACCGACCGAGTTGCTCGGAGCCGCCCTGGAACTCGCTGACGCGGTTGATCGGAGAGCGCTGACCGCGGTCGTCGGCGACGAGAGCGCCGACGAGACCGTCATCGCCGAGGTCCAACGCATGATGCTGCGGACGGGAGCGACGGCCCGCATCCACGATCACATCGACGAGTTGGTCGGCTCGGCGCGCGCGGCGATCGAGGACCTGCGCCCGCACACCGAGGCCGCGGTATGCACTGGGCTCAGCGACATGCTCGCCGAATGCACCGACCTGTCGTTCCTGCCCGCCGTGAGATGA
- the pdxT gene encoding pyridoxal 5'-phosphate synthase glutaminase subunit PdxT yields MSSPTVGVLALQGDTREHLAALREAGADAITVRRPAELAAVDGLVIPGGESTTMSHLLREFDLLEPLRARLADGMPAYGSCAGMILLATEIADAGVPGRAALPLHGIDMTVRRNAFGRQVDSFEEGIEFTGLDGPVHAVFIRAPWVERVGPDVEVLARAAGHPVAVRQGRMLATAFHPEVTGDRRVHKLFVNSLA; encoded by the coding sequence GTGAGTTCCCCGACGGTCGGGGTGCTGGCCCTGCAGGGCGACACCCGCGAACATCTGGCGGCGCTGCGCGAGGCGGGCGCGGACGCGATCACGGTGCGCCGCCCGGCCGAGCTCGCGGCGGTGGACGGGCTGGTGATCCCCGGCGGCGAGTCGACGACGATGAGCCATCTGCTGCGTGAGTTCGATCTGCTGGAGCCCTTGCGGGCCCGGCTGGCCGACGGGATGCCGGCCTACGGGTCGTGCGCCGGGATGATCCTGCTGGCCACCGAGATCGCCGACGCGGGTGTGCCCGGGCGGGCGGCGCTGCCGCTGCACGGGATCGATATGACGGTGCGCCGCAACGCATTCGGTCGTCAGGTGGACTCGTTCGAGGAGGGCATCGAGTTCACCGGGCTGGACGGGCCGGTGCACGCGGTGTTCATCCGGGCGCCGTGGGTGGAGCGGGTCGGTCCGGACGTCGAGGTGCTGGCCCGGGCCGCCGGACACCCGGTCGCGGTGCGTCAGGGCAGGATGCTGGCCACGGCGTTCCACCCTGAGGTGACCGGCGACCGCCGGGTGCACAAGCTGTTCGTCAACTCGCTGGCGTAG
- a CDS encoding SDR family NAD(P)-dependent oxidoreductase: MSAPVAVVTGAGSGIGAAVAVRLAECGWTVASISREPAPDTDMWLTADVADEQAVVGAVAQIEATFGQIDAAVICAGHYEEIPALDIDPASWQRMLRVHVGGLAHVCRAVLPQMRSRKQGRIVGIASERAIGGGSNDAHYAAAKGAALSLLRSVAAEVAADGVIVNAVAPGPCDTPLLPADSWERAEEFLETLPARRIATPAEVAELVRALLEEDLFLCGEVLSVNSGTVI; encoded by the coding sequence ATGAGCGCCCCGGTCGCCGTGGTGACCGGTGCCGGCAGCGGCATCGGTGCGGCCGTCGCCGTGCGGCTCGCCGAATGCGGGTGGACCGTCGCGTCGATCTCCCGCGAACCCGCGCCCGACACCGATATGTGGCTCACCGCCGACGTCGCCGACGAGCAGGCGGTGGTCGGGGCCGTGGCACAGATCGAGGCCACCTTCGGGCAGATCGACGCCGCCGTGATCTGTGCCGGTCACTACGAGGAGATCCCGGCACTGGACATCGATCCGGCGTCCTGGCAGCGGATGCTCAGGGTGCACGTCGGCGGGCTGGCCCATGTGTGCCGGGCGGTGCTGCCGCAGATGCGCTCGCGCAAACAGGGCCGGATCGTCGGGATCGCCTCGGAACGCGCCATCGGCGGAGGCAGCAACGACGCCCACTATGCCGCCGCCAAGGGCGCCGCGCTGTCGTTGTTGCGCAGCGTCGCCGCCGAGGTGGCAGCCGACGGGGTGATCGTCAACGCGGTCGCACCCGGGCCCTGTGACACGCCACTGCTGCCGGCCGATTCGTGGGAGCGTGCCGAGGAGTTCCTCGAGACGCTGCCCGCGCGTCGTATCGCCACGCCGGCCGAGGTGGCCGAACTGGTGCGCGCCCTGCTCGAAGAAGACCTCTTCCTATGCGGAGAAGTCCTGTCGGTCAACAGCGGAACGGTGATCTGA
- a CDS encoding YebC/PmpR family DNA-binding transcriptional regulator, with protein sequence MSGHSKWATTKHKKAVIDARRGKNFAKLIKNIEVAARTGGGDPGGNPTLYDAIQKAKKNSVPNDNIERARKRGAGEEAGGADWQTITYEGYGPNGVAILVECLTDNRNRAAGEVRVAMTRNGGNMADPGSVSYLFTRKGVVTLDKNDLTEDDVLAAVLDAGAEDVNDLGESFEIISEPTDLVAVRTALQDAGIDYESAEASFQPSVTVPVDLEGARKVLKLVDALEDSDDVQNVFTNLDIPDDVAAQLDED encoded by the coding sequence ATGAGCGGCCATTCCAAGTGGGCCACCACCAAGCACAAGAAGGCCGTGATCGACGCGCGTCGCGGCAAGAACTTCGCGAAGCTGATCAAGAACATCGAGGTGGCGGCCAGGACCGGCGGCGGTGACCCCGGCGGCAATCCGACGCTGTACGACGCCATCCAGAAGGCCAAGAAGAACTCGGTCCCCAACGACAACATCGAGCGCGCGCGCAAGCGCGGCGCCGGTGAAGAGGCCGGCGGCGCCGACTGGCAGACCATCACCTACGAGGGGTACGGACCCAACGGTGTCGCGATCCTCGTCGAGTGCCTGACCGACAATCGCAACCGCGCCGCGGGTGAGGTCAGGGTCGCGATGACCCGCAACGGCGGCAACATGGCCGACCCCGGCTCGGTGTCCTACCTGTTCACCCGCAAGGGCGTGGTCACGCTCGACAAGAACGACCTCACCGAGGACGACGTGCTCGCCGCGGTGCTTGACGCCGGCGCCGAGGACGTCAACGACCTCGGCGAGAGCTTCGAGATCATCTCCGAGCCAACCGATCTGGTCGCGGTGCGGACCGCTCTTCAGGACGCCGGGATCGACTACGAGTCGGCCGAGGCGAGCTTCCAGCCGTCGGTGACGGTACCGGTGGATCTCGAGGGCGCCCGCAAGGTGCTCAAGCTGGTCGATGCGCTGGAGGACAGCGACGACGTGCAGAACGTCTTCACCAACCTCGACATCCCGGACGACGTCGCCGCACAGCTCGACGAGGACTGA